The DNA window TTTGAGATTTTCTTTTCTTGGGTTTCTGATGGGAATTAAGGAAGGCGAACAACATGCAGCACCCAGACTTACTAGGCTTGATTTTGTGCAAACCAAATGTGAAGATGTGGTTCTCAAGTTTGGTGAAACATGGTGGGGAAGAGGGGGGGGGGAGGAAGAGAAAATCAAAGTAGGAAGGATGGTGGGGAAGAGGGAGAGGGATGGGAGAGCAATAATAAGGGGATGGAAAATGGCAGTTCCGGTAAGTTTGTAACAGAAAACGGTAGCTCCATTATTTCTGTAACGAAAAAGGGTTAGTGgtgactattttattatttttcgaaagttgagtGATTGAATTGAAACCTGAATGACTGTTTTGTCAGTTACCCCAAAGTTAAGTGACtgttagtgtaatttacccttaaaaaattAAGGTTGTGATTCGTTGTAACAATTAAATGTGAatgctttaaaaaaaatctttttaatttttagaacttattaatttaaaaagtaattaacaaaaattaaattaacctaaaataaacttaattaaaacaattaattgtTATAGccaaccataattttttttataagttcaaTGTGCAGTCATGTGCCACATCATCCATTTGAATAGTTTCGTTACAATGACTTTACtaatttgcttccatttttaaaatacaattgcTCCATTCTTTAGTAGAGGGACTTGTTTACTCCCTTATGATAATACAGGGACTTTTGGGTACTTTCACCTAATTTAAACTATTCAAATGCATAGATAATCAATAACCATataatattacttaaaaataataaaatattattatactaacagtttaaatattgaattacactttatattaaatcttaaattatattcaCATTTATGGATAAataatatcttattattttaaattatttattaattgaagataaattttttattatattaaaactaGAAAAACATTAGAatagataaattttaataaaatattatattacactttatattaaaataattaatcatatattttaaaataataattactcaCATTAATTAAATAGAGTTTTAATATCTATACTTCTATTTAAGCCCCAGTTAATGTTATAAATTAACTAGACACCAACTCGatcaaaaaaattatgaaaatggcttttaataattaaaataagttatatcattcaaaggtattttagtcttttactttttaaaaaaatcaataaaaaaatcccATGTGTTTAGATTTGAAACGGTATTatttacattaataaaacattaactTTACTACTAAATCCAAACTTTAttgtaatataatatttaaattttaattgtgttatgtaTGCTTTATTACCTCCGTCGATTATATATCTATActaacatatttatttatttataatatatataaaaatatgagtttgaaaaacttttgaacGGATGAAAATACACTTTATTTTTCATCATACTATTAAATTCAcattttaagataaaaaattgaagtaaaataGAAATTGTGATAATTGTTAtacatttaaaagaaattataatttaatttgcaattattagttaaaaaatattgtgctaattttaaaatagagttagTACTTAAATAGAACTCTAATTATGAAGTATAGgaaaaaattgtgataattataattataatataaattgttagttaaaagaaattttatatattaattttattgatgtaaaatagaagtattacttgaatagaatttcaactattatttaattaatatattaaaattaattatgttaattttttatatgtattttaagtACGTACACATGTGTGATAACAATTTtagtataattaattaaattagaataattaaacgcataaatataatttaaagaaaatatagcTACAAGTTACATTAAAAGTTAGTTGAAATAAAATAGTACAACTCTGTCACCTTAATTCTCCTGTACAACTTCTATTAGATCATCTTCAATTAGAGGTGAATGCCACTCTCCAATCACCTCCTCAAAACGTCTGCACGATGCACCAATGAAATTCGTTCGTGAACGCCACTCGCCAAAATTGAGACCGTTGATTGTTCAATCTATTTCTTCCTCCGAACTACTCTCACAGTGTTCTACGGAATCTTTTTCTACCAAATAGAGAAAATATTGTTTTTGCCTGTTTGACTTAAATTAGAGGTAAAAGATCCAATAGAATCTAAACCGTCCATAAATTTCCCAATCACTCACTATCAACGGCTGATattttcctcaaaaatgaataatttctttttctttcaactaCCCCTAATCCCACCGTAATCTGGAGAGTCCAATTTGGCTGTTTATTTATTATGGAAAGGAAATAATTCGAAGTAAGGAATTcagtgaaaataaatttaaaataaaaataaaaatcagcaGGCCAGAAGGGAGGGAAGGAAAAGCCAGGGGCTTTGTGAGATCTCTGGCTCTCTCTTCCTGTTTTTCTCTTCGAAAATTTACTAAAGAAGGCTTTTTTTTTTGTGATCTCTTCTAATGGGTTTATTGGAAGCTTTTCTCAATTGGCTTCGAAGGtaggtttttttttggtttgttgCAATGCCACTCTTTTATTAATTTCtgctgttttgttttgtttttttttcttttccttttttaaattttaggtgaTGTATTGGATTGGATAGAGAATTATGATTTATATAAAGTTGGGTTTCATCTTTTTAAGCTAAAAAgaagtaaaattttcatcttttgtttGAGAATACAGTAAAATTACTTCTATTGTTAAGAATGTTATATCGAAATTAGTAAATTGATGTGTGGTTCATGAACCAAATGAATAATAGACGATTGATTGTTTTTCTTCTTAGAAAAAACAATAATGGTTCACTAcatatttaatgtaattttaatgagtcaatggtttaatttattttttaatttctatattagAATGGGGGTAGATTACCATACCATCGCCTCTGCAGATAAGGAAATCTGtgtaaaaaggaaaattttcaaagacaAGGAAGAGCTGTGTGGATGGTTCAATTCTCTTCTGCTCCACACTTACTTGAGATCTAATTTAAGTTATGAATGCTTTTTGGGTTTCATGTGCTTGGTGGAAAATTAGTTTTGTTTTTATGGAATTCACATACTTTTCAGTTAGTTTTCTGTGACTTTTATTGATTTACATGTTTGGAGAATTCTTTAAATGAATGCTAAATTGCTAATTTGTGAGCTTTATCCTTCTAGATTGTTATTTAAGTTGACCTCTGTAGTTCAACCTTCATGGTATGAGGGCTTACTTGTTGTTTTGCAGCCTGTTTTTCAAGCAGGAAATGGAGCTATCTTTGATAGGACTTCAGAATGCTGGAAAAACCTCACTAGTAAATGTTGTTGCAGTAAGTAAATTAAGAAACTCAATGTAAATGTCACCGCAGTACTAAGGGTCCATTGCTAGCAATGTAGTATTGTTTTGCTTTATTCTGTGGCTTGACCTTAAGTTGGCTTGTTGGTTTTTTCTCAGACTGGTGGATATAGTGAAGATATGATCCCAACGGTGAGTCATCTTGTCTAAGAGGATCTGTATTTGCatcttcacttttttttcttctttttaaatttgtgaattgGTATGATATTACTTTCCaaggctttttttttttctgtcatAGAAGTAAGGTAATTAAGGCCTACTGGCTTACATTCAGGTTGGATTCAACATGAGGAAAGTGACTAAAGGAAACGTTACAATAAAGTTATGGGATCTTGGAGGTCAGCCTAGGTTTCGCAGTATGTGGGAACGATATTGCCGTTCAGTTTCTGCAATTGTGTAAGAACTAAGAAGCTTCTTCTTTATTTTCAGACTTGTTATTTCCAGTAACTCCCTTCTAAATTGCTTTAACAATTTTAGGGCCTGAAAAGGTTTGCCTTTAATGCAAGAAAGGCAAATAATCCAGAATAATAAACCCTCAAGAATAGTCTGAAAACTTGCCCTTGTCCTTCTCAAATCTTGAACAGGATACTATCTTAATTATATGAACTGCATTTACGTGTTTCTATATCTATTAGCAAAACAACGAGCATTAGTGCAAGGAGAAAAAAATCTAACTCTAAAGAATGGTTCTTGTTAGGATTTCTTACTAGTTTGATAAAGTTGTGCCTCTTCCTGTAGCGCCTTACAAATAGATCAATGAAAGGCAGGTATTGAAAACTTTACTTATAACCTATATCATCGGATCAGTTGCAACCGGTTTCAACTGCTGTACTTTTTGTGTATGATCATATGTTGTTCCCATTTGAATCCTAGCTTCTTTGTTTAGTTCTTATAGTAGTGAAACTAATCCAAATCCCATAAAAAAAACTCTAGGTGCATTACATTTTTATGGATCCTCTCGTGTCTCACACTGTGTTTATAGTGAAATTACATGTAACCTGAATTTGGGTGTAGTTATGTGGTGGATGCGGCTGATCCAGATAACTTGAGCATCTCAAGAAGTGAGCTTCATGATTTGCTGAGCAAGCCCTCACTTAATGGCATCCCTCTTCTGGTGCTAGGCAACAAGATTGACAAGCCTGAATCTCTGTCAAAACAGGCATTGACTGAAGAAATGTAAgatacatttgtcataattcacTAAATTAACTGGACAAGACAACATGGAACTAAACACATTGTCATAACAATGCAGGGGGCTGAAGTCAATTACTGACAGAGAAGTTTGCTGCTACATGATATCATGCAAGAACTCAACCAACATTGATTCTGTTATTG is part of the Gossypium hirsutum isolate 1008001.06 chromosome D11, Gossypium_hirsutum_v2.1, whole genome shotgun sequence genome and encodes:
- the LOC107913292 gene encoding ADP-ribosylation factor-like protein 8a, whose product is MGLLEAFLNWLRSLFFKQEMELSLIGLQNAGKTSLVNVVATGGYSEDMIPTVGFNMRKVTKGNVTIKLWDLGGQPRFRSMWERYCRSVSAIVYVVDAADPDNLSISRSELHDLLSKPSLNGIPLLVLGNKIDKPESLSKQALTEEMGLKSITDREVCCYMISCKNSTNIDSVIDWLVKHSKSKS